In Aquimarina sp. TRL1, a single window of DNA contains:
- the gwsS gene encoding grasp-with-spasm system SPASM domain peptide maturase, whose amino-acid sequence MNEQHIILYANCIPVKGQSKSAIYDLQRNKIIDIPNDLYDFTHFFDTHNVSELYELGGAENYETVHEYIQFLIEEEVAFLVDKGQQKLFPTLDMIWDYPSQITNMILEISDLTFPVLNKIVEGIISLGCEHLYIRIRMEDPIEVLRTILHLLETAPVYSIVFEVELGVHQKIKNYETLIDNNNRVDTLFLLTNEIKKTNSKKIIFSTPKDFITRKERFFRVNISLFTEAQGHNVYFNRKLYIDQEGTIKNAPETKETFGKITDVSNDELYDIIKSPSFQKYWEINKDLITECKTCEYRYMCIDNRLPVLRENRTYSFETECKIKAVHTIED is encoded by the coding sequence ATGAATGAACAACACATAATATTATACGCTAATTGCATCCCTGTTAAGGGACAAAGTAAATCTGCAATTTATGATCTGCAACGAAATAAGATTATAGATATTCCTAATGATTTATATGACTTCACTCATTTTTTTGATACGCATAATGTATCGGAATTGTATGAACTGGGAGGGGCAGAAAATTATGAAACAGTACATGAATACATACAGTTTTTAATCGAGGAAGAAGTGGCTTTTCTGGTGGATAAAGGTCAGCAAAAATTATTTCCGACATTAGACATGATATGGGATTATCCTTCTCAGATCACAAATATGATTTTAGAAATAAGCGACCTAACATTCCCTGTTTTAAACAAAATTGTTGAGGGTATTATATCTTTAGGTTGTGAGCATTTATATATCAGGATCAGGATGGAAGACCCCATAGAAGTACTCCGAACAATTTTACATCTTTTAGAAACCGCTCCTGTATATTCAATTGTATTTGAAGTGGAGTTAGGAGTTCATCAAAAAATAAAAAATTATGAAACGCTAATTGATAATAATAATCGTGTAGACACTCTTTTTTTATTAACTAATGAAATCAAAAAAACGAATTCTAAAAAAATAATATTCTCTACGCCTAAGGATTTCATTACCAGAAAAGAACGCTTCTTTCGAGTTAATATTTCTTTATTTACAGAAGCTCAGGGACACAATGTGTATTTTAACCGAAAACTATATATCGATCAAGAAGGTACAATAAAAAATGCCCCTGAAACAAAGGAAACATTTGGAAAAATCACTGACGTTTCCAATGACGAACTTTATGATATCATAAAATCCCCTTCATTTCAAAAATATTGGGAGATTAATAAAGATCTAATAACAGAATGTAAGACTTGTGAGTATCGCTATATGTGTATTGATAATCGACTCCCTGTATTAAGAGAAAATAGAACGTATTCTTTCGAAACAGAATGTAAAATTAAAGCAGTACATACTATAGAAGATTAG